The genomic interval GTCGATGTTCCTCGCGATCCCCGCGAGCGTGCTCGTCGCCGCCCTGCTGGGCGCCGCGTTCAGCTGGGTGTCCGTGCGCCGTCAGCTCGACGTGATCTTCGTCGGGATCGTCACGCTGACGTTCTCGCTGATGTTCCTGAACCTCCTGCTGGGCCAGCGGGAGGTGACCGGCGGTGAGACCGGCACCGTCGTGCTCTACGACACCGGCATCGTCGGCGCGCGCGGTACCGCCTCGTACTACGTGTTCCTGGCGGTGCTGGTGGCCTACCTGACCGTGCACCGGTGGTTGCAGCGGTCACACATCGGATGGGCGTTCCGGGCACTGCGTGACGACGAGCTCGCCGCTGAGCTGGCGGGCGTCGATGTCGCCCGCTACAAGGTGCTGGCGGGCATGGTCGGCTCGGCGATGGTCGGCCTGATGGGGTCGCTGTACGCCAACTACGAGGGCTTCATCTCCCCCACGACGTTCCAGCTGGGCAACATCGACGTCCCGGTGCTGGTGATGCTGGCGTTCGGTGGCATCGGCACGCTGCTCGCACCGGTCGTCGGATCGGCGCTGTTCACGGTGGTCGACGAGCTGCTGCGACCATTCTCGCAGCTGCGCATCACGTTCTACGGCGT from Euzebyales bacterium carries:
- a CDS encoding branched-chain amino acid ABC transporter permease; its protein translation is MASSRLPVGTADASTEVAAVHHVPAWRAYLPVIGAAVVLAIVPPVIGESRYLLGIAVLGLAYAGYGVGFNIIFGNTNQLFLCLGALAGVGAYGTTILGNELGLSMFLAIPASVLVAALLGAAFSWVSVRRQLDVIFVGIVTLTFSLMFLNLLLGQREVTGGETGTVVLYDTGIVGARGTASYYVFLAVLVAYLTVHRWLQRSHIGWAFRALRDDELAAELAGVDVARYKVLAGMVGSAMVGLMGSLYANYEGFISPTTFQLGNIDVPVLVMLAFGGIGTLLAPVVGSALFTVVDELLRPFSQLRITFYGVILLVLFLGFRRGLIPTVGDLVRRLRRRG